In [Clostridium] cellulosi, one genomic interval encodes:
- a CDS encoding putative transcriptional regulatory protein Ccel_0181 (High confidence in function and specificity): MSGHSKWKNIMHKKEKSDAQRAKIFTKIGREIAVAVKEGGPDPASNSKLADLIAKAKSNNVPNENIERVIKKAAGGQEKSDYEGIIYEGYGPSGVAVIVETLTDNRNRTAGDLRHYFDKFGGNLGQNGCVSWMFQEKGVIVIEKAADVDEDKLMEDALEAGAVDVNSDDEVFEIFTEPNDLHNVRVALEAKKYNIISAEDERIPSNYVHLDNEDDIKHMNLLLEALEDDDDVQHVWHNWENEGEEN; this comes from the coding sequence ATGTCAGGTCATTCAAAGTGGAAAAATATAATGCATAAAAAAGAAAAAAGTGACGCTCAGCGCGCAAAGATATTTACAAAAATCGGACGTGAAATTGCTGTTGCTGTTAAGGAAGGCGGACCCGATCCGGCTTCAAACTCAAAGCTTGCCGATCTTATAGCAAAAGCAAAGTCAAATAATGTTCCGAACGAAAATATCGAAAGAGTCATCAAGAAGGCCGCTGGCGGTCAGGAAAAGAGCGATTACGAAGGTATTATTTACGAGGGTTATGGCCCTTCTGGAGTCGCGGTTATTGTTGAAACACTGACAGACAACCGCAACCGTACAGCAGGCGACCTGCGCCATTATTTCGATAAATTCGGCGGCAACCTCGGACAGAACGGCTGTGTTAGCTGGATGTTCCAAGAGAAAGGCGTTATTGTAATCGAAAAGGCCGCCGATGTTGATGAAGATAAGCTGATGGAAGACGCCCTTGAAGCCGGTGCAGTTGATGTGAATTCAGACGACGAAGTGTTCGAGATCTTCACTGAGCCGAATGACCTGCACAATGTGCGCGTCGCTCTTGAGGCCAAGAAGTATAATATCATATCCGCCGAGGATGAGCGTATCCCCTCAAACTATGTGCATCTCGACAATGAAGACGATATTAAACATATGAATCTCCTTCTCGAGGCTCTGGAGGACGATGACGACGTTCAGCATGTCTGGCACAATTGGGAAAACGAGGGCGAAGAAAATTAA
- the efp gene encoding Elongation factor P (High confidence in function and specificity) produces MLSAGDFRNGLTFEMDGSVYSVVEFQHVKPGKGAAFVRTKLKNVITGAVIEKTFSPTDKFPTAYVERKDMQYLYNDGDLYYFMDKETFEQIPLNKDQLSDNFKFVKENMDCKILSYKGNVFGIEPPTFVELQVTQTEPGFKGDTATNATKPATLETGATIKVPLFINEGDMIRVDTRTGEYMERA; encoded by the coding sequence ATGCTTTCAGCAGGCGATTTTAGAAATGGATTAACTTTTGAAATGGACGGAAGTGTATATTCCGTCGTTGAATTCCAACATGTTAAGCCCGGAAAGGGCGCGGCTTTCGTCCGCACAAAGCTAAAGAATGTTATAACAGGTGCTGTAATTGAAAAAACATTCAGCCCGACTGATAAGTTCCCGACGGCATATGTCGAGAGAAAGGACATGCAGTACCTTTATAACGACGGCGACCTTTATTACTTTATGGATAAAGAAACCTTTGAGCAGATTCCTCTTAATAAGGATCAACTGTCTGATAACTTTAAGTTTGTCAAAGAGAACATGGATTGCAAGATCCTGTCATACAAGGGAAATGTTTTTGGAATAGAGCCTCCGACGTTCGTTGAACTTCAGGTTACCCAAACCGAACCAGGCTTTAAAGGCGATACTGCGACAAACGCCACAAAACCTGCTACACTCGAAACTGGCGCTACAATCAAGGTTCCTCTCTTTATCAATGAAGGCGATATGATTCGTGTTGATACCCGCACTGGAGAGTATATGGAACGCGCGTAA
- a CDS encoding transcriptional repressor CtsR (High confidence in function and specificity): MRLSDMIEEMIQQMLAEADGIAEIQRNELANKLGCVPSQINYVITSRFTPEQGYIVESRRGGGGFIRIIRKVQSGNDMLTQVINAIGDRLNEETSRIYISNLFNAGAISEEADKLLRAASSAQVYRGIPQPLRDTVRASVIKHMLITLVDSD; the protein is encoded by the coding sequence GTGAGACTTAGTGATATGATTGAAGAAATGATACAGCAAATGCTTGCAGAAGCAGACGGTATTGCTGAAATTCAACGCAATGAACTCGCAAACAAGCTGGGATGCGTTCCGAGTCAGATTAATTACGTTATCACGTCACGCTTCACGCCGGAGCAAGGATATATCGTAGAAAGCCGGAGAGGCGGCGGAGGTTTTATCCGCATAATCCGAAAGGTTCAAAGCGGAAACGATATGCTGACTCAGGTTATAAACGCAATAGGAGATAGACTTAACGAGGAAACATCGAGGATATATATATCAAATCTTTTCAATGCCGGTGCAATCAGCGAGGAGGCCGATAAACTTCTGAGGGCGGCATCAAGTGCGCAGGTTTACAGGGGTATTCCCCAACCATTGCGCGACACCGTCAGAGCGTCGGTAATAAAACATATGCTTATTACTTTGGTGGATTCAGATTGA
- a CDS encoding methyltetrahydrofolate:corrinoid/iron-sulfur protein methyltransferase (High confidence in function and specificity) codes for MIIIGEKINSSIPSAKTAIENKDKARIIELAKAQHDAGAAYIDINAGMFLKEEPEYLAFLAQTVGKELGLPISVDTPSVEAARAALKAAGVRGGLINSVTTEQARLEGMTELALEYGCGVVALCSPEPGMEETPDSAISIAGKLVSYLTSKGIAESDIYIDPMLKPVGAAPDAGKQALKTIEKLHSEFPNCHISCGLSNLSYGLPKRRVLNRAFAVCAIAAGLDTAIADPLDKGLMSLIAAAEVIVGRDEYCMEYIEKCRSGLIEA; via the coding sequence ATGATTATAATCGGAGAAAAAATCAATAGTTCTATACCTTCTGCGAAAACCGCAATTGAGAATAAAGACAAAGCGAGAATTATCGAGCTTGCAAAGGCTCAGCATGACGCCGGTGCGGCGTATATCGACATAAACGCAGGGATGTTTCTAAAAGAAGAACCGGAATATCTTGCGTTTCTTGCCCAGACTGTGGGAAAAGAGCTGGGGCTTCCCATATCGGTGGACACACCGAGCGTTGAGGCTGCGAGAGCGGCTTTAAAAGCCGCTGGTGTGCGCGGTGGCCTTATAAACTCGGTGACAACGGAACAGGCAAGGCTTGAGGGCATGACGGAGCTTGCCCTCGAATACGGCTGCGGCGTCGTAGCGCTTTGTTCTCCGGAGCCGGGCATGGAGGAAACGCCTGACTCCGCCATCTCAATAGCCGGCAAGCTTGTTTCATACCTAACCTCGAAAGGCATAGCAGAAAGCGACATCTATATTGACCCGATGCTGAAACCGGTAGGTGCCGCGCCGGACGCGGGAAAACAGGCGCTTAAGACGATTGAAAAATTGCACAGTGAATTCCCGAATTGCCATATTTCCTGCGGACTTTCTAACCTTTCATACGGGCTGCCAAAGCGCAGGGTTTTGAACCGGGCTTTCGCTGTCTGCGCCATCGCCGCGGGACTTGACACCGCGATAGCCGACCCGCTCGACAAGGGGCTTATGAGCCTTATTGCCGCGGCAGAAGTTATTGTCGGACGCGATGAATACTGCATGGAGTATATTGAAAAGTGCCGGAGCGGGCTAATTGAAGCGTAA
- a CDS encoding putative membrane protein (Hypothetical protein), which yields MSCGSNFFCGNNNNWCLWIILIIIIICCCCNGGFNGGCCDD from the coding sequence ATGTCATGTGGTTCAAACTTCTTCTGTGGCAACAATAACAACTGGTGCTTATGGATTATACTCATCATCATCATTATTTGTTGCTGCTGTAACGGAGGCTTTAACGGCGGTTGCTGCGACGACTAA
- a CDS encoding alpha/beta superfamily hydrolase (High confidence in function and specificity), with protein MIKTIPDEKFTPPFLVSTTNNILPQAVMFNDNIWGGIITGYYISVEPDVRVYVEDLNPTGEKTIFFIHGWPGSHKLFEYQFNELPKLGYRCIGIDCRGFGMSDKPWNGYTYDRLADDVRVVIDTLKLNNITLGGHSTGGAIALRYMSRHNGHGVSKLALFAAAAPSLVQRPYFPYGLKTQAVTDIINGTYTDRPKMLRGFADMIFYRYVTPEFLDWIFSLGLQAASWATAAIANTWLNEILFEDMKAVNVPTLILHGINDEVCLYPLAVAQKNGIAGSKLVTFEACGHFLFYDQREKFNDELIKFVEG; from the coding sequence ATGATAAAAACTATACCCGATGAAAAATTCACTCCCCCGTTTCTTGTTTCAACAACGAATAATATTCTCCCACAAGCAGTAATGTTTAATGACAATATCTGGGGAGGGATTATTACGGGGTATTATATAAGTGTTGAACCTGACGTAAGAGTATATGTGGAGGACCTAAATCCCACAGGAGAAAAAACAATATTTTTCATTCACGGCTGGCCGGGAAGCCATAAGCTGTTTGAATATCAATTCAACGAGCTTCCAAAACTGGGCTACCGCTGTATTGGGATCGACTGCCGGGGGTTTGGCATGTCTGATAAACCGTGGAATGGTTATACTTACGACCGACTTGCCGATGATGTACGGGTTGTGATAGACACGCTGAAACTCAATAATATTACTCTCGGCGGACATTCAACAGGCGGAGCCATCGCCTTGCGCTACATGTCAAGGCATAACGGCCACGGCGTTTCTAAGCTGGCCCTTTTTGCCGCTGCGGCTCCGAGCCTTGTCCAGCGCCCCTATTTCCCCTATGGGCTGAAAACACAGGCCGTCACCGATATAATCAACGGCACATATACTGACCGTCCGAAAATGCTCAGAGGTTTCGCCGACATGATTTTTTATAGATATGTGACGCCGGAGTTTTTGGATTGGATTTTCAGTCTGGGGCTTCAGGCGGCAAGCTGGGCTACAGCGGCGATTGCAAATACCTGGCTCAATGAGATTCTGTTCGAAGACATGAAGGCGGTAAATGTGCCGACGCTGATACTACACGGCATCAATGATGAGGTCTGCCTGTATCCGCTGGCGGTCGCACAGAAGAACGGCATTGCAGGCTCCAAACTTGTGACCTTTGAGGCCTGCGGGCATTTCCTTTTCTATGACCAGCGCGAAAAGTTCAATGATGAGCTGATAAAGTTTGTTGAAGGATGA
- a CDS encoding PpiC-type peptidyl-prolyl cis-trans isomerase (High confidence in function and specificity) has protein sequence MKRFTKICALVCALAASFSFSGCADTSWSLKSGDITMPTGVYVYFLMQNAGYVTTYAASSSSSSTSSNSDPWSQQIDGKNAVSWAINNALDSCKQLMVIEKQAAERKVTLTSDEKSAAKAKAEQAYTTYKDLFTKNGISQASIERYLDDMYLKDELFKSYYGEKGDKAVSASELADYYTKNFAHIKQIFVSKIDTSTYQPLSSDKLESQKKKANEAYAAVKNDLKNFQTYVDKYNEDTGMKQNPDGYIFSKQTAQSLGYDQKFVDLAFSLKEGEVGMAESDMGYFIEYRVKTDPSASSYNDSMKQTVLSEMKYPEFQNLLKDLVSKEKFTQNDKAINKFNPKKIKLS, from the coding sequence TTGAAAAGGTTTACGAAAATATGCGCGTTGGTATGCGCTTTAGCAGCCAGTTTTTCGTTTTCAGGCTGTGCTGATACCTCATGGTCACTTAAGTCCGGAGATATTACGATGCCGACAGGCGTTTATGTGTATTTTCTTATGCAAAACGCAGGTTACGTAACAACTTATGCTGCTTCGTCCAGCTCTTCTTCAACTTCGTCCAATTCCGACCCCTGGTCCCAGCAAATCGACGGCAAAAACGCCGTTTCCTGGGCTATAAACAACGCGCTTGACAGTTGCAAACAGCTTATGGTAATTGAAAAACAGGCCGCTGAACGCAAAGTAACACTGACAAGCGATGAAAAGTCTGCGGCTAAAGCTAAAGCCGAGCAGGCTTATACTACTTACAAAGACCTGTTCACTAAAAACGGCATATCACAGGCCTCTATCGAAAGATATTTAGACGATATGTACCTAAAAGACGAACTTTTTAAGTCTTACTACGGCGAGAAAGGTGACAAGGCTGTTTCTGCCTCCGAATTGGCTGATTACTATACAAAAAACTTTGCTCATATAAAACAGATATTTGTTTCTAAGATAGACACCTCAACCTATCAGCCCCTGTCCAGCGACAAGCTTGAGTCCCAGAAGAAAAAAGCGAACGAAGCCTATGCCGCTGTTAAAAATGACCTTAAGAACTTCCAAACTTACGTCGACAAATATAATGAAGATACCGGCATGAAGCAAAACCCCGACGGATATATCTTCAGCAAGCAAACCGCTCAATCACTCGGATACGACCAAAAGTTTGTGGACCTCGCCTTTTCACTTAAAGAAGGTGAAGTCGGCATGGCGGAATCGGATATGGGCTATTTCATCGAATACAGGGTAAAAACCGACCCTTCCGCATCATCCTATAACGATTCTATGAAACAGACTGTTCTGTCGGAAATGAAGTATCCGGAATTTCAAAATCTTCTAAAAGACCTCGTGTCCAAAGAAAAATTCACTCAGAACGACAAGGCAATTAATAAGTTTAATCCGAAAAAAATTAAATTGAGCTGA
- a CDS encoding UvrB/UvrC protein (High confidence in function and specificity) — protein sequence MLCGRCKQNEATFHFRENINGKIKEVHLCPTCAAELGYDSIISDMSSFNPFGAMNFGIQNLLGSLFSQELPNRSVLGGHKCSFCGTTFEQFAQSAMAGCANCYREFYDEMLPYIQRIHGRTRHVGKFPAAAGKELKLQRELTSLRKQLNDAVAAQEYEKAAVLRDKIKEIEKKVDGN from the coding sequence ATGTTATGTGGAAGATGTAAGCAGAATGAAGCGACATTCCATTTTCGCGAGAATATAAACGGTAAAATAAAAGAAGTACACCTTTGCCCGACATGTGCCGCTGAACTGGGTTATGATTCGATTATCAGCGATATGAGCAGCTTTAATCCATTTGGGGCAATGAACTTTGGTATTCAGAATCTTTTAGGAAGCCTGTTTTCACAGGAACTGCCGAACCGCTCGGTGCTTGGCGGCCATAAGTGCAGTTTCTGCGGAACCACGTTTGAACAGTTTGCGCAGTCAGCGATGGCCGGATGTGCTAACTGCTATCGGGAATTTTATGACGAGATGCTTCCTTATATCCAGCGTATTCACGGCAGGACGCGTCATGTCGGCAAATTCCCGGCGGCGGCAGGCAAGGAGCTCAAGCTTCAGCGCGAGCTGACATCTTTAAGGAAGCAGCTCAACGATGCCGTAGCGGCGCAGGAATATGAAAAAGCGGCGGTGCTTCGCGACAAGATCAAGGAAATTGAAAAGAAGGTGGATGGCAATTGA
- a CDS encoding hypothetical protein (Family membership) has translation MVKGVTRRVVEIKETGSDYFERAIFFINIDGSRGTNENTLSQEARRIIDNLSHEDTPCSEDKMQRIKKRAISVLKLLISAGVGVFATLIFTQVF, from the coding sequence ATGGTTAAAGGAGTAACCAGACGTGTTGTAGAAATAAAAGAGACAGGAAGCGACTATTTTGAACGTGCTATATTTTTTATTAACATAGACGGTAGCCGCGGTACAAATGAAAATACATTATCGCAGGAAGCCCGCCGTATCATTGATAACCTTTCACATGAGGACACGCCGTGTTCGGAAGATAAAATGCAGCGCATTAAGAAACGGGCCATCTCGGTTCTGAAATTGCTGATATCAGCGGGTGTCGGCGTTTTTGCAACACTGATTTTCACACAGGTGTTTTAG
- a CDS encoding putative membrane protein (Hypothetical protein) has protein sequence MSHLLLSNSFLYIGQSSTFYYVVVALIALVVAAVTFYIMVKLYVHK, from the coding sequence ATGTCACATTTATTGCTATCTAACAGCTTTCTCTATATTGGACAGTCGTCCACGTTTTATTATGTCGTTGTTGCTTTAATAGCCTTAGTTGTCGCCGCTGTGACTTTTTATATTATGGTAAAATTATATGTGCATAAATGA
- a CDS encoding putative ATP:guanido phosphotransferase TTE2328 (High confidence in function and specificity), with protein sequence MKWYLETGPEGSVVISTRIRLARNIADIPFPCRMTKEQSAEVIERARAALFGSDLSGKFDFIDMQKLTPARAMSLSEKHLISPEFAANREGRGLFLSKDESVSIMINEEDHIRIQVMLPGMQLEQALKQADYIDDQFDEKLKYAFDENLGYLTQCPTNLGTGLRASLMLHLPALEESGALNNFIAAVSKLGLVMRGTYGEGSRVNGSFYQLSNQVTLGISEKQAIDDLTAVAKQLINQELEAREAYRKTGAVFEDKVWRSFGVLKNAHILSTEECMSLISNVRLGATMKIIDIPLEILNEIISEVQPSTLIASAGRNLDSKQRDELRAKIVREKLVGL encoded by the coding sequence TTGAAATGGTATCTTGAAACGGGCCCGGAAGGGTCGGTCGTAATAAGCACAAGGATAAGATTAGCGAGAAATATTGCCGATATTCCTTTCCCATGCAGAATGACTAAGGAGCAGAGCGCGGAGGTTATAGAGAGGGCTCGCGCCGCTCTGTTTGGCAGCGACCTTTCCGGGAAGTTCGATTTCATCGATATGCAGAAGCTTACGCCCGCGAGAGCGATGTCATTGTCAGAGAAGCACCTAATAAGCCCGGAATTTGCCGCCAACCGCGAGGGCAGAGGCCTTTTCCTTTCAAAGGATGAGAGCGTAAGCATTATGATCAATGAGGAAGACCATATAAGAATTCAGGTCATGCTTCCGGGCATGCAGCTTGAGCAGGCGCTGAAACAGGCCGATTATATCGACGACCAGTTTGACGAGAAACTGAAATACGCCTTTGATGAAAACCTCGGGTACCTCACCCAGTGCCCTACCAACTTAGGAACAGGGCTGCGCGCAAGCCTTATGCTCCATCTGCCGGCCCTCGAAGAATCAGGTGCTCTCAATAATTTCATTGCCGCTGTATCAAAGCTGGGGCTTGTAATGCGCGGTACTTATGGTGAAGGAAGCCGCGTCAACGGCTCATTCTACCAGTTGTCAAATCAGGTGACGCTCGGCATATCGGAAAAACAGGCTATTGACGACCTGACTGCTGTGGCAAAACAGCTCATAAATCAGGAGCTTGAGGCACGCGAGGCATATAGAAAGACCGGAGCTGTTTTCGAAGATAAAGTCTGGCGCAGTTTCGGTGTACTTAAGAACGCACATATTCTGAGCACCGAGGAATGTATGTCGCTCATTTCAAATGTTAGGCTTGGCGCGACAATGAAGATTATAGATATCCCGCTTGAGATACTCAACGAGATTATAAGCGAGGTGCAGCCGTCAACGCTGATAGCATCAGCAGGCCGCAATCTCGATTCAAAGCAGCGCGATGAACTAAGAGCCAAGATAGTCAGGGAAAAGCTTGTGGGATTATAA
- a CDS encoding hypothetical protein (High confidence in function and specificity): MTVTEKVAYLKGLVEGLGVDESSKEGRIIKAIVEVLDDMALSVSDIEDGLSELSEQVDAIDEDLEDLEKDFYGDDDDDDDDDTDYYEVTCPKCGEKVYLDEEILSDGEISCPNCGEKLEFDFSCDCDDDDTDDADDDNDDKDEEDD; the protein is encoded by the coding sequence ATGACAGTAACAGAAAAGGTCGCTTATTTAAAGGGCCTGGTTGAAGGTCTTGGTGTTGATGAATCTTCAAAAGAAGGCCGCATTATAAAGGCGATAGTAGAGGTTCTCGACGACATGGCCCTTTCAGTATCTGATATAGAAGACGGTTTATCAGAATTATCCGAGCAGGTTGACGCTATAGATGAAGATCTTGAAGACCTTGAAAAAGATTTCTATGGCGATGACGATGACGACGACGATGACGATACGGATTATTACGAGGTAACCTGCCCGAAATGCGGCGAGAAAGTTTATCTCGACGAAGAGATTCTTTCAGATGGCGAAATAAGCTGCCCGAACTGCGGCGAGAAGCTGGAGTTTGATTTTAGTTGTGACTGCGACGATGATGATACTGACGATGCTGACGACGACAATGATGATAAGGATGAAGAGGACGATTAA
- the CLPC2 gene encoding Chaperone protein ClpC2, chloroplastic (High confidence in function and specificity) codes for MFDRFTEKADKAFSLAMKSAGEMGHNYIGSEHILLGLLKEGTGVAAKVLENAGITADQIERIIEQLVGRGEPYEVSAQDLTPRGKRIIELAYYEARNMGHSYVGTEHLLMGLLREGDSVAVRILIELGCDPRSLYENIIREIGLEPQATGPKTPGFSPAINKAGKVQSKHTNTPTLNQFGRDLTDAARDGKLDPVIGRQKEIERVIQILSRRTKNNPCLIGEPGVGKTAIAEGLAEKIVEGRLPELLKDKRVFSLDISGMIAGTKYRGEFEERIKKALEEVKNAGNVILFIDELHTIIGAGAAEGAVDAANILKPMLARGEIQVIGATTLNEYRKYIEKDAALERRFQPVMVGEPSEEETLQILEGLRDKYEAHHKVRISKGALEAAVKLSARYITDRYLPDKAIDLVDEAASRLRLKSVTAPNDLRDLDEKLRKLREEKESAVKSQEFERAAKLRDEEKALKEKVEAQKKQWQESNLSKVNEVTSEDIAEIVSSWTGIPVKKLAEEESERLLHMEDILHQRVIGQDEAVRAVSRAIRRGRVGIKDPKRPIGSFIFLGPTGVGKTELSKALAEALFGNENSIIRVDMSEYMEKFAVSRLVGSPPGYVGYEEGGQLTEKVRRNPYSVILFDEIEKAHPDVFNILLQILEDGILTDSQGRRVDFKNTVIIMTSNVGARMITDNRRLGFASDESAERTNQDIKSDVMGELKRTFRPEFLNRIDDIIVFKQLTNEDIQKIARRMLDVLEKRLKGLEIEVKFPDEVVAKIAEEGFDPVYGARPLRRAIQSKIEDKLSERMLENGIKAGDSVEAFLNNGEIDFRKISAGAAQS; via the coding sequence ATGTTTGATAGATTTACAGAAAAGGCCGACAAAGCCTTCAGTTTGGCCATGAAGTCGGCGGGAGAAATGGGACACAACTATATAGGAAGCGAACATATCCTGCTCGGACTTTTGAAAGAAGGAACAGGCGTCGCTGCCAAGGTTCTTGAAAACGCCGGCATAACTGCCGATCAGATAGAGAGAATTATTGAACAGCTTGTCGGCCGCGGTGAGCCTTATGAGGTTTCGGCACAGGATCTTACCCCGCGCGGCAAACGCATTATAGAGCTGGCATATTATGAGGCGCGCAATATGGGGCACAGCTATGTCGGAACTGAACATCTTTTGATGGGGCTGCTGCGCGAAGGCGACAGCGTTGCGGTGAGAATTCTTATTGAACTTGGGTGCGACCCCAGGAGTCTCTATGAAAACATTATCCGTGAAATCGGTCTTGAACCGCAGGCTACCGGACCGAAGACACCGGGATTCTCACCCGCAATAAACAAGGCCGGCAAGGTTCAAAGCAAGCATACAAATACACCTACACTAAACCAGTTCGGCAGGGATCTTACTGATGCTGCCCGCGATGGCAAGCTTGACCCGGTAATAGGCCGTCAAAAGGAGATTGAGCGCGTTATTCAAATTTTGTCCCGCCGTACGAAAAACAATCCGTGCCTTATCGGTGAGCCGGGCGTCGGTAAAACTGCGATAGCCGAAGGTCTTGCGGAAAAGATCGTCGAAGGTAGACTGCCGGAGCTTTTAAAAGACAAGCGCGTATTTTCACTTGATATTTCCGGCATGATCGCCGGCACAAAATACCGCGGAGAATTTGAGGAACGCATAAAGAAAGCCCTTGAAGAGGTCAAGAATGCCGGCAATGTCATTCTGTTTATTGATGAGCTGCACACAATCATCGGCGCGGGAGCGGCTGAGGGCGCAGTTGACGCCGCGAATATCTTAAAGCCGATGTTGGCCCGCGGCGAGATTCAGGTAATCGGCGCAACAACCCTCAACGAGTACCGCAAATATATCGAAAAGGACGCCGCCCTTGAGCGCAGGTTCCAGCCGGTAATGGTTGGCGAACCGAGCGAAGAGGAGACGCTCCAGATACTTGAGGGGCTCCGTGACAAATATGAAGCGCACCACAAGGTACGTATTTCTAAAGGCGCTTTGGAAGCGGCAGTAAAGCTGTCAGCGCGTTATATCACAGACAGATATCTGCCTGACAAGGCAATCGACCTTGTCGATGAGGCGGCAAGCCGCCTGAGGTTAAAATCAGTTACGGCTCCGAATGACTTAAGAGATCTGGATGAAAAGCTCAGAAAGCTGAGGGAAGAAAAAGAGTCGGCCGTAAAATCCCAGGAATTTGAGCGCGCCGCAAAGCTGCGCGATGAAGAGAAAGCCCTCAAAGAAAAGGTTGAGGCGCAAAAGAAGCAGTGGCAGGAGTCGAACCTCAGCAAAGTCAATGAAGTAACCAGCGAGGACATAGCCGAAATTGTGTCAAGCTGGACGGGAATCCCCGTAAAGAAGCTTGCTGAGGAAGAAAGCGAGCGCCTGCTCCATATGGAAGATATTCTTCACCAGCGCGTTATAGGCCAAGACGAGGCGGTCAGGGCCGTTTCAAGGGCCATCAGGCGCGGCAGAGTGGGCATAAAAGACCCGAAGCGTCCGATAGGTTCGTTTATATTCCTCGGACCGACGGGTGTCGGTAAAACAGAGTTGTCAAAAGCTCTTGCAGAGGCGCTGTTCGGCAATGAGAATTCGATAATCAGGGTAGATATGTCAGAGTATATGGAGAAGTTCGCGGTATCACGTCTTGTCGGTTCGCCTCCGGGATATGTCGGCTATGAAGAGGGCGGCCAGCTGACAGAAAAGGTCCGCCGCAACCCGTATTCCGTCATACTCTTCGATGAAATCGAAAAGGCGCACCCGGATGTGTTCAATATCCTTCTCCAGATTCTTGAGGACGGTATCCTGACGGATTCACAGGGTCGCCGGGTTGATTTCAAGAATACTGTTATAATCATGACTTCAAACGTCGGCGCAAGAATGATTACAGATAACCGCAGGCTGGGATTTGCCTCTGATGAAAGCGCCGAGAGGACGAACCAGGATATCAAATCCGATGTTATGGGCGAACTCAAACGCACATTCCGTCCGGAATTTCTCAACCGTATCGACGATATTATAGTGTTCAAGCAGCTTACCAACGAGGATATTCAGAAGATCGCCAGACGCATGCTTGACGTGCTTGAAAAGAGGCTCAAAGGCCTTGAAATTGAGGTCAAGTTCCCGGACGAAGTCGTCGCAAAGATTGCCGAAGAGGGCTTTGATCCAGTGTATGGAGCAAGACCCTTAAGGCGTGCGATCCAGTCAAAAATCGAAGACAAATTGTCTGAACGCATGCTTGAGAACGGCATAAAGGCCGGCGACAGCGTTGAAGCTTTCCTGAACAACGGAGAAATAGATTTCAGGAAAATATCTGCCGGGGCGGCTCAATCGTAA